DNA from Fibrobacter sp. UWB15:
TCGCCTGCAACCAGGCGTTATGTACGAACGGGAGTGCAAACATGGTTATAGCGGAGGCTACTGCTGCAAACGGGATCAGGCCTGTTTCGACAAAGCCCTTGGAAGCCCAACTGGCAGAGAATGCTCCAACCACATAGCCGGCGGTCACGATGAACATGGAAATCGGAATCACGGCTGTGTTCAGCATGTTCGCCAAGTCTTGAATCAAAATCAAGAAAATCTGCGTCACGCCCCAAAAGGCGGCAAGACCAAGAATCGAAAGACGTACAATCGGGTGGCTCCAGGTGGCCGAGAAATTTCGCATGGGGGAACGCATCTTGAGGTTGTCGTGCGTCTCGCCGACCTTGATGCAAAAGCCTGCAATCGTTGTCACGACACTTAAGCCGAGATAAATCCAAAGCGTAAGGTCGATACTGATGGGTGAATCAGGCCTGCCAGAAAGTCCCATGGCGAAGAAAGCCGCTGCAGCAGTACCGAGAACAGAAAGCGCCATATACCAGGAGTTAATTTTAACGAGGTCTTCGCTTTCGACCATTTCCTTCATGATACCAAGTTTGGCCGGGCTCAGTACCGCAAGGAATATTCCGTACAGCCCGAGGAGTCCGTAGGCGACCCATTCGGCTCCAGCCACGTAGCAGACCACGACGGCAATCACGGAGGCAAGCATTCCCACCGAAGACCATGCCATGACGCGACCCTTGTGGAATCGGCCTGCAAAATAGCTGGCTGCTGGGAGCATAAAGATGCTCGGTGCAAAAATGGCAAATTGTAAAAGCATGCTGCGCCACCAGAAGGCGGACCCCTCGAACGAGATGGACAGCCATCTCTGGAAATGGACGAACAGGCCCATCTGCACAAAAATGCTACAGAAAACAAAAATTAAATAGGCTATGGAACTCTGGTACTTTGTAAGTTTCATCTTAATCTTTCGTCTCTTGTCTGTAGGACCGTAGGTCCGTTCTTTCGTCTATTTCTTCTTGAACACCTTGTAGAAGCAGAAAGTGCACATCCCGATAATACCTGCCCACGAAAGGACCATAAAAATCAGGCCGCTAGTAGAAAATTCCATGTTATGCCTCCTCGTCGGAATTGCCGACGGTCATATTCTGCTTGTGGAGAACGGTGGTCTTTCTGGCCGGGCCGTTCTTTTTCCAGGCGTAGTAGATAGCGACGTTTAAAAGCACTACGAGAGCGAGCAGGAACCCGCGGACGCCCCAGGTAAAGCCAATCTGCGAGAATTCGCTGCCGAGGAATGTCACCTTGGCATCGGCCGGAACGTTACTCAACAGGAGCACGCCCATGCCGTCGTGAATGATCCAGGCGACTAGCACGATTGCCAGGTAAATCGGGCACACGTACATAATGATCGGCCTAAAGAATCGGGGGAGTTTCAATGCGGCGCCGTCGTTCATCAATGCGAAAGCTTCGCATTCCGGCTTGCCGTCTTCGCCAATCACGTTGGATTTGCGGCGGCCGAGTACGAACGAGAAAATGAACGCCTGAATGGTGCCGAGAACCACCAGCAAGAAGCTTCCGCCCCAGAAGTCGAGCTCGTCGACCGCGCCTGCGGCAAGGCCGAAAATACCCACAAGGCCTCCCAAGAAGGTCACTGTACTGGTGGCGGTAATGGAGCCCTTGCGGCTAAACTTCAGGTCGTCTTCACAGAAACTAATCAGAGGCTGGATAATCGAAATGGCGCTCGTGACGCCCGCGATAAAGAGCATCGCGAACCAAAGCGTCTGGAAAAATCCGCCAAAGGGCAACTGGCCGAATACGAACGGCATGGTCTGGAATCCGAGGCCGAAGGTACCGAGCTTTGCGCATTCTTCGATGTTGTTACCGGCAATGAGTACGGCCATCGGAATCACAATCGTGCCGCCGAGGATAATTTCGGCAAAGCCGTTGGTGGCACTTGCCGTTAAAGACGAAAGCACCAGGTCTTCCTTGGGCTTCAGGTAACTGGCGTAGCAGAAAACGATGCCCATACCGAGGCTCATGGTAAAGAAGACCTGACCAGAGGCGGCGAGCCAAACCGTGGGGTTGAAAATTTCGGAAAGGTTCGGGTTCCACACGAAAGCGAGTCCCTTACCGATATCGGTAATCGTAAGCACGCGCACCACAAGGATAATGCCCATAATCAAAAGAATCGGCATGGTGATCTTGTTCACGCGTTCAATGCCCTTGCGCACGCCGAACGACAGGAGCCCCATGTTGCAGGCGAAGGTGAGCAAGAAGAAGAGAATGGCGGCAGGAACAGGGCCGACTTTGGTGTTCAGCATGATGTAGTTGCCGAAGAATTCCTTCATCGGTTCGTAACCGCCGGCGACCACTTCCAT
Protein-coding regions in this window:
- a CDS encoding sodium:calcium symporter, with the translated sequence MKSSRDNWGSKLGVILAVAGSAVGLGNFLRFPVQAATNGGGAFIIPYLIAFLLLGIPLSWMEWTLGRAAGNKHHGTAPGGFHYILNKKPWAKYLGSLGLLPPLFISFYYIFIQSWILAFTYYSATGKLMEVVAGGYEPMKEFFGNYIMLNTKVGPVPAAILFFLLTFACNMGLLSFGVRKGIERVNKITMPILLIMGIILVVRVLTITDIGKGLAFVWNPNLSEIFNPTVWLAASGQVFFTMSLGMGIVFCYASYLKPKEDLVLSSLTASATNGFAEIILGGTIVIPMAVLIAGNNIEECAKLGTFGLGFQTMPFVFGQLPFGGFFQTLWFAMLFIAGVTSAISIIQPLISFCEDDLKFSRKGSITATSTVTFLGGLVGIFGLAAGAVDELDFWGGSFLLVVLGTIQAFIFSFVLGRRKSNVIGEDGKPECEAFALMNDGAALKLPRFFRPIIMYVCPIYLAIVLVAWIIHDGMGVLLLSNVPADAKVTFLGSEFSQIGFTWGVRGFLLALVVLLNVAIYYAWKKNGPARKTTVLHKQNMTVGNSDEEA